In Penicillium psychrofluorescens genome assembly, chromosome: 5, a single window of DNA contains:
- a CDS encoding uncharacterized protein (ID:PFLUO_008331-T1.cds;~source:funannotate), which translates to MAALNIEAVYTAPQGNRSFQHPISLDPTSDTATTKKTHLAALQSLVPRLQDEINAFLTERMEDEKKAQGRVISEEEAKEEENYGEEVVEEDA; encoded by the coding sequence ATGGCCGCCCTCAACATCGAAGCGGTCTACACGGCCCCCCAGGGAAATCGCAGCTTCCAGCatcccatctccctcgacccTACCAGCgacacggccaccaccaagaAAACCCATCTCGCTGCGCTGCAATCCCTCGTCCCCAGACTCCAAGACGAGATCAATGCCTTCCTGACGGAGCGCATGGAAGACGAAAAGAAGGCCCAGGGCCGGGTGATttccgaggaagaagcgaaagaggaagagaacTACGGCgaggaggtggtcgaggaggatgcaTGA
- a CDS encoding uncharacterized protein (ID:PFLUO_008332-T1.cds;~source:funannotate) gives MNPVAHNSPGRSARAPRQHRPQHLQLASRPSVSDDEDDDDSDEDELSSGSEASSNVTTLSVAPITPISGHSQGYFPSIPPPSASASASASANTSPARVRMPQDRRPSGRGPSAELPRHRPRHHSQGFFEPSLPTASGDQVPAAVAASRIAAQAAMQTRRAQNMIKDDSPSRPGSVSPPPAVMPPPLRVNNNQTTVNAATTAANVAFPRAGAQPETEKKTEKRKKLFSKPKHIGISRDRDFSNRGLPSPNKISGLSRMVSASTTNLVDLPSNNSSLYNLSNASVSTVVPADKPDKPEKDKDKHKHHFLSRQKLKLKDRDDHFNLPLSSASSNSRPADPNAPQSLYSFTPQSPAPGSTTFGKSVTGLDLLHGGRALREKKKEEKALAETEEWLASSSGLPTPGVGPSSVGSTSVLGEAVLRETLQGFGLNNMSPEDAWDFLKAKLLVIFDGEDVRIAIEDLNKLVTVHLQRCVQKRAPTGIVSDLQELLETGFATLNHSSLIGVPDEKLVPHIVQIWMLVFGTILPFIQAVFLPLDLEFKGCGSLMTGREAREFWGALPAGGILDVRNLVLIAFRDRIILNRFESLKATFSRLSLDSINSGIPNLTVTNKSAASVGRPGTAASLEVGSFNSQSSTLLSAGADSDSVSGHSAAQQHQHQPGPPSNDSRSRATSNTSSNADQMVFPSVAPKRPPLMQRAFSADSSHVITETVGRMLQCVSVLASVQTDDDAQDRIDLLSKALKHNWLGRGRTGRDRRGFVGAKIRPVMIGSGPPTLGMEPGTATGDNDSLMTAGISIGASTSSTSDSRMRGDSSSSEWSNGLSASAATGIGMSVRSAGRRELSVL, from the coding sequence ATGAACCCTGTTGCCCACAATTCGCCAGGCCGGTCAGCGCGGGCGCCTCGGCAGCACCGCCCCCAGCACCTGCAACTGGCATCCAGACCCTCCGTcagcgacgatgaggatgacgacgacagcgatgaagacgaaTTGTCCTCCGGCAGCGAGGCCTCGTCCAATGTGACCACTCTCTCCGTCGCGCCTATTACCCCCATCAGCGGCCACTCGCAGGGCTACTTCCCTTCCATCCCgccaccctccgcctctgcCTCTGCTTCCGCCTCCGCGAACACCTCGCCCGCCCGCGTCCGCATGCCACAGGACCGAAGACCCTCTGGCCGCGGGCCTTCCGCTGAGCTGCCGCGCCATCGGCCCAGACACCACTCGCAGGGCTTCTTTGAGCCGTCGTTGCCAACAGCCTCCGGCGACCAGGTCCCAGCCGCCGTCGCGGCGTCGCGCATCGCTGCTCAAGCCGCCATGCAGACCCGCCGAGCCCAGAATATGATCAAGGACGACTCGCCCTCCCGCCCCGGCAGtgtctctcctcctcctgctgtcatgccgccgccgctaCGGGTGAACAATAACCAGACGACCGTAAACGccgcgaccaccgccgccaatGTCGCGTTCCCCCGGGCTGGAGCGCAGCcagagaccgagaagaagactgagaagaggaagaagctaTTCTCGAAACCAAAACACATCGGCATCAGCCGCGATAGGGATTTCTCGAATCGTGGTCTTCCATCCCCGAACAAGATCAGTGGGTTGTCGAGAATGGTCAGCGCCTCGACTACAAACCTCGTTGACCTGCCATCCAACAATTCATCCCTGTACAACCTGTCCAACGCCTCTGTCAGCACGGTGGTTCCGGCTGATAAGCCCGACAAgccagagaaagacaaggacaaacaCAAGCACCATTTCTTATCACGCCAAAAGCTCAAGCTCAAGGATCGCGACGATCACTTCAACCTGCCCTTATCATCCGCCTCGAGCAATTCTCGTCCCGCAGACCCCAATGCACCACAGTCTCTTTACTCGTTTACTCCGCAATCACCCGCACCGGGGTCTACGACGTTTGGCAAGTCTGTCACTGGTCTGGATCTTTTGCATGGAGGACGGGCTCTTcgcgaaaagaagaaagaagaaaaagcgctCGCGGAGACGGAAGAATGGCTCGCCAGTTCCAGTGGACTTCCGACGCCCGGCGTCGGCCCATCATCTGTTGGATCAACGAGTGTGCTGGGAGAGGCGGTTCTGCGCGAAACGCTGCAAGGGTTTGGACTCAATAATATGTCCCCCGAAGACGCGTGGGATTTCTTGAAAGCGAAACTACTGGTCATTTtcgatggcgaagatgtCCGCATTGCAATTGAAGACCTCAATAAGCTGGTCACGGTGCACCTGCAGCGCTGTGTGCAGAAACGGGCGCCGACGGGTATTGTTTCTGATTTGCAAGAACTACTGGAGACTGGGTTTGCGACGTTGAACCACAGCTCCTTGATCGGGGTCCCCGATGAGAAACTGGTGCCGCATATTGTGCAGATCTGGATGTTGGTGTTCGGCACGATCTTGCCCTTCATTCAAGCCGTTTTCCTGCCTTTGGATCTTGAATTCAAGGGATGTGGCTCACTCATGACCGGCCGCGAAGCTCGTGAGTTCTGGGGTGCACTGCCCGCTGGAGGTATACTGGATGTGCGGAATCTTGTCTTGATTGCCTTCCGGGACCGCATCATTCTCAATCGCTTTGAAAGTCTCAAAGCGACGTTTTCACGCCTAAGCCTTGATAGCATCAACTCCGGAATCCCCAACCTCACGGTCACAAACAAGAGCGCCGCCTCAGTCGGCCGCCCTGGCACCGCAGCATCCCTAGAAGTCGGCAGTTTCAATTCGCAATCATCTACCCTCCTAAGCGCCGGAGCCGACTCTGACAGCGTGAGCGGCCACAGCGCTGCCCAGcaacaccaacatcaacCCGGCCCACCAAGCAACGACTCCCGCAGCCGCGCCACATCCAACACCTCCTCAAACGCAGATCAAATGGTCTTCCCCTCTGTCGCGCCCAAAAGACCGCCACTCATGCAACGCGCCTTCTCCGCAGACTCCTCGCACGTGATAACCGAAACAGTTGGCCGCATGCTCCAATGTGTCAGCGTGCTCGCAAGCGTGCAAACCGACGACGACGCGCAAGACAGAATCGATCTCCTCAGCAAAGCCCTCAAGCACAACTGGCTCGGCCGCGGCCGGACAGGTCGCGACCGCCGCGGCTTTGTCGGTGCGAAGATCCGTCCCGTTATGATTGGCAGTGGTCCACCTACGCTGGGAATGGAACCGGGAACAGCAACGGGTGATAATGACTCTCTGATGACGGCGGGAATTAGCATCGGTGCGAGCACGAGCTCTACTAGCGATTCTCGTATGAGGGGCGACTCGTCTTCGTCAGAGTGGAGCAACGGATtgtctgcttctgctgcgaCGGGAATTGGTATGAGTGTGAGGAGTGCAGGGAGGAGGGAGCTGAGTGTTCTCTAG